Proteins encoded together in one Bombus affinis isolate iyBomAffi1 chromosome 2, iyBomAffi1.2, whole genome shotgun sequence window:
- the LOC126928721 gene encoding jerky protein homolog-like, with product MPPKRKMLTVIKKCEVLEMIDKERLLRQWYIRCIAKGIKLTGTIISEKAQELNKQLKKNSTFTASLRWVANFRERHNLRKEDMKKNLKIPNEAAVDTFKAEFNKFMQKEGYKLENVYNTDSTTLMWKTASKNTLSQSSRRLYKKQVTIFLCTNATGCHKPPILIVETIKKTQTTSSSYTSDPPIMYITSKKHYIESDTFNEWFYECFLKSVTERQQRNGHREKTLLLLNNAGLDHESTIISTRDEFVKIMHFSYDAAPLIQPMDHGIIACFKRMYRKELLVSLMKKCKKISDKEFKRIYSRLNKNDFCRMVYNAWLKVENPIIKNAWDKLLKNESQQSSERSEIIKKNIELGKLNRLPGYGECSSTSVMNWFETDKEHNTGTQDDIQNTLLDFINTVMDTGTNELIDENFEDILYGSSP from the exons ATGCCTccaaaacggaaaatgttgacAGTTATCAAAAAATGCGAAGTACTTGAGATGATAGATAAAG AGAGACTTCTTCGCCAGTGGTACATACGATGTATAGCAAAAGGCATAAAATTAACAGGAACAATAATAAGCGAAAAAGCTCAGGAACttaataaacaattaaaaaaaaatagtacTTTTACAGCCAGTCTCCGTTGGGTGGCAAACTTTAGAGAACGTCACAATTTGCGTAAAGAAGAtatgaagaaaaatttaaaaataccaaATGAAGCCGCGGTGGATACCTTCAAAGCTGAGTTTAATAAGTTTATGCAAAAGGAGGGGTACAAATTGGAGAACGTTTACAATACCGATAGCACAACACTAATGTGGAAAACAGCATCAAAAAATACTCTGTCGCAATCAAGCAGAAGACTGTACAAAAAACAAGTTACTATATTTCTCTGTACAAATGCTACCGGATGTCACAAGCCGCCGATACTAATAGTCGAGACGATTAAGAAAACTCAAACTACCAGTAGTTCTTACACAAGTGATCCGCCAATTATGTACATAACTAGCAAGAAACATTACATTGAAAGTGACACATTTAATGAATGGTTCTATGAATGTTTCTTAAAATCAGTTACAGAAAGACAACAGAGAAATGGACACAGAGAGAAAACTCTGTTGCTGCTAAATAACGCTGGCTTGGATCACGAAAGCACGATAATAAGTACAAGAGATGAATTTGTTAAAATCATGCACTTTTCATATGACGCTGCACCGCTCATACAACCAATGGATCATGGAATAATCGCATGTTTCAAGCGAATGTACCGAAAAGAATTGCTGGTATCattaatgaaaaaatgtaaGAAGATTTCAGATAAAGAATTTAAACGCATCTATTCCCGATTAAATAAGAACGATTTCTGTCGTATGGTATATAATGCTTGGTTAAAAGTCGAGAATCCAATAATCAAAAACGCGTGGGACAAGCTTTTGAAGAATGAAAGCCAACAGAGTTCGGAAAGGtccgaaataataaaaaaaaacatagAACTTGGAAAACTGAATAGATTACCAGGATACGGAGAGTGCAGCAGTACCAGTGTGATGAATTGGTTTGAAACTGATAAAGAACATAATACCGGCACACAAGACGATATCCAGAATACTCTTCTAGATTTTATAAACACAGTTATGGATACAGGAACGAACGAACTTATTGACGAGAACTTTGAAGATATACTTTATGGTAGCTCTCCATAA